One Streptomyces sp. NBC_01237 genomic region harbors:
- a CDS encoding SCO4848 family membrane protein, producing the protein MKLSRPVSWFLLAFGVWSWFIWITFVKNLWKDGSGLAFDDAGDPTTYFWVHLLLAITSFLLGTAVGVIGFRGVRALRRERA; encoded by the coding sequence TGAAGCTCAGCCGCCCCGTCTCCTGGTTCCTGCTCGCGTTCGGGGTGTGGAGCTGGTTCATCTGGATCACTTTCGTCAAGAACCTGTGGAAGGACGGCAGCGGGCTCGCGTTCGACGACGCGGGCGACCCGACCACGTACTTCTGGGTGCACCTGCTGCTCGCCATCACGTCCTTTCTTCTGGGGACGGCGGTTGGGGTGATCGGGTTCCGTGGTGTCAGGGCTTTGCGCCGGGAGCGCGCCTGA